From Huiozyma naganishii CBS 8797 chromosome 11, complete genome, a single genomic window includes:
- the PSF3 gene encoding DNA replication protein PSF3 (similar to Saccharomyces cerevisiae PSF3 (YOL146W); ancestral locus Anc_3.4): MGYFDVDDVLADAVEVPCKFQLEVAQVGFLAGQPGESVARNSKLELPLWLARILAIVGAGDGEGDGDGDTPFVELLPPDTFAARVMNAVKADPVALDLHAVSPYFYALAVKWVNLFSDAELGETVARLLLARAQEINSNAANVTLVERTLDDLAGPLASRQNGVHHSSPFMLTMDEWEKTVYKEAHEAYRDSKKWLLQ, translated from the coding sequence ATGGGATACTTCGACGTGGACGACGTGCTTGCGGACGCCGTGGAGGTGCCCTGCAAGTTCCAACTGGAGGTGGCCCAAGTCGGGTTTCTCGCTGGGCAGCCCGGTGAGTCCGTTGCGCGGAACAGCAAGTTGGAGTTGCCCCTGTGGCTTGCTCGGATCCTGGCCATCGTTGGTGCTGGTGACGGTGAGGGcgacggtgacggtgacaCGCCATTTGTCGAGTTGCTGCCACCGGATACGTTTGCAGCTCGGGTCATGAACGCGGTCAAGGCGGACCCGGTTGCTCTCGACTTGCACGCGGTGAGTCCCTACTTCTACGCGCTCGCGGTCAAGTGGGTCAACTTATTCAGCGACGCGGAGCTCGGGGAGACCGTGGCACGGCTGCTGCTTGCGCGTGCTCAAGAGATTAACAGCAACGCGGCGAACGTCACTCTTGTAGAACGCACTCTGGACGACTTGGCAGGGCCACTGGCGTCTCGCCAAAATGGGGTCCACCACAGCAGCCCGTTCATGCTCACAATGGACGAGTGGGAGAAGACCGTTTACAAAGAGGCACATGAAGCCTACAGGGACTCCAAGAAGTGGCTGCTTCAGTGA
- the SPT20 gene encoding Spt20p (similar to Saccharomyces cerevisiae SPT20 (YOL148C); ancestral locus Anc_3.2) — protein sequence MVEGAAFGIPVNVNTSAQNSPGPLHPQGRPSAAGAASAAGGAVNVPARSPNGAAGVGARGQPGGEIDVSRLDPQQRQRLLLQQRAMQQQRQQQALQNYEAQFYQLLAIHNKKPKRLYNFAENTDDILAKYEQYRPSFEFHIYESNYKICAPANTRLQQQQSAPELSNDGLVLNKNNQTLKEFLEYVARGRIPEAIMEVLRDSNIQFYEGNLILQVYDHTNTVDVAPRSKPPSVAPTGVPPTSIPPQTPGQGSVAPSNATSQSAVKTENPNVTTKKEQNTSTSTPEPQGKTLKRPRVYRTLLKPNDLTRYYDMMTLADQARFSDSIYQQLEAEVLCLTKRNLNLEVNLNPYEHRDKLDVSKVFTEPICDEDTGKVTFKHREESTRPGTKGVVGHIEEHEDLPQHSSNYEQLMLIMNDRTTSSTNSTFAAALAKQVSNSNSNNSDSLLNSSGSRNSTASSGNSTGSKQSAKSNQVAIAAAAAAAAVGSMNENNQFSRLKFIEQWRLNKEKRKQQQQSLGMKGANAQFDTKISMTLPLNPQQQLLQQQQQQQQQQQPNNQKNTKRGANKDGKPKPKKPRKTKKTAATDGGGEPTPKKKRPAKKKQTPADTQPSSTTNTPS from the coding sequence ATGGTCGAGGGAGCCGCGTTTGGGATTCCAGTGAACGTGAACACATCCGCACAGAACTCTCCGGGGCCTCTGCATCCACAGGGGAGACCCAGTGCGGCCGGTGCAGCCAGTGCGGCCGGTGGGGCTGTTAATGTACCCGCTCGGTCACCCAATGGAGCCGCTGGAGTAGGTGCGAGGGGGCAGCCCGGTGGGGAGATTGACGTGTCGCGGCTGGATCCGCAGCAGAGACAGCGGCTACTCTTACAACAGCGCGCCATgcagcaacagagacaGCAGCAGGCTCTGCAGAACTACGAGGCACAGTTCTACCAGCTGCTTGCGATCCACAACAAGAAACCGAAGCGACTGTACAATTTTGCAGAGAACACAGACGATATACTAGCCAAATACGAACAATACCGGCCAAGCTTCGAGTTCCACATCTACGAAAGTAACTACAAGATATGCGCTCCAGCGAATACAAGActacaacagcagcagagtGCTCCGGAACTGTCCAACGATGGTCTCGTACTTaacaagaacaaccaaACGCTCAAGGAGTTTTTGGAGTACGTAGCGAGAGGAAGAATACCAGAGGCCATAATGGAGGTTCTCAGGGACTCTAACATTCAATTCTACGAGGGGAACCTGATCCTACAAGTTTACGACCACACAAACACCGTGGATGTTGCACCCAGGTCAAAACCACCAAGTGTCGCTCCAACAGGTGTCCCGCCAACAAGCATCCCACCACAAACACCGGGCCAGGGCAGCGTGGCGCCCAGTAACGCAACGTCACAAAGTGCAGTAAAGACAGAGAACCCAAATGTGACGacaaagaaagaacaaaacaCTTCGACTTCGACTCCTGAACCGCAGGggaaaactttgaaacgACCTAGAGTATACCGTACCCTTTTGAAACCCAACGATTTAACAAGGTATTACGATATGATGACATTGGCGGACCAGGCGAGGTTCTCCGACAGTATATACCAGCAGCTTGAGGCAGAAGTACTTTGCCTGACCAAACGAAATTTAAACCTCGAGGTCAACCTGAACCCTTACGAACACAGGGACAAACTGGATGTCAGCAAAGTTTTCACAGAACCCATATGTGATGAGGATACTGGTAAAGTAACGTTCAAACACAGGGAGGAGTCCACAAGACCAGGGACAAAGGGAGTTGTAGGGCACATTGAAGAACATGAAGACCTGCCCCAGCATAGCTCCAACTATGAGCAGCTGATGCTCATTATGAATGACAGAACAACAAGCTCTACAAACTCTACATTTGCTGCAGCACTCGCGAAGCAGGTATCAAACTCCAATTCCAATAATTCAGATTCCTTGCTCAACTCGAGTGGGAGCAGGAACTCGACGGCGTCATCCGGGAACAGCACTGGATCGAAACAAAGCGCAAAGAGTAATCAGGTCGCTatagcagcagcagctgcCGCTGCAGCGGTTGGGTCCATGAATGAAAATAACCAATTCAGCAGGTTGAAATTCATCGAACAGTGGAGACTGAATAAGGAGAAAAGgaagcaacaacagcaaagCCTTGGGATGAAAGGTGCCAATGCGCAGTTTGACACCAAGATATCGATGACTTTACCATTGAACccacagcaacagctcttacagcaacaacagcagcagcagcaacaacagcaaccgAACAACCAGAAA
- the PEX11 gene encoding Pex11p (similar to Saccharomyces cerevisiae PEX11 (YOL147C); ancestral locus Anc_3.3): MVCDSVVYHPTVTRLVQFLDTTAGREKLLRLLQYLCRFLASRGSLGPGKYLAKTLQLQFTMVRKLLRFAKPLNHLQLAAKFYDARLDADSAVRALQVAKNLMFAVYLTLDQVNLLRILKIVPTTQLTGNKVPRWANWFWLLALVNGLLLDVRNLQVSLAKLAQLKGAETSEKQAEANGQPTEEAAARTFQAVAKQKFAATRRLVWDAADTFIVLNNLGYLHSNDGSIGLAGVFTSFLGLQDLWK, translated from the coding sequence ATGGTGTGCGATAGTGTTGTGTACCACCCGACGGTGACGAGACTGGTCCAGTTCCTGGACACCACAGCTGGCAGGGAGAAGCTGCTGCGGTTGCTGCAGTACCTGTGCAGGTTTCTTGCCTCGAGGGGCTCCCTGGGACCAGGGAAGTACTTGGCCAAGACGTTGCAGTTGCAGTTCACGATGGTGAGGAAACTGTTGCGGTTCGCGAAACCTTTGAACCACTTGCAACTGGCCGCGAAGTTCTACGACGCACGGCTCGACGCGGACTCCGCAGTGCGCGCGTTGCAAGTCGCGAAGAACCTCATGTTCGCCGTGTACCTCACACTCGACCAGGTCAACTTGCTCCGTATCCTCAAGATTGTCCCCACGACACAGCTCACGGGGAACAAAGTGCCCCGGTGGGCCAACTGGTTTTGGTTGCTCGCCCTGGTGAACGGGTTGCTTCTCGATGTCCGCAACTTACAAGTGTCCCTTGCAAAACTGGCACAACTCAAGGGTGCAGAGACCAGTGAGAAGCAAGCAGAGGCCAATGGCCAGCCTACAGAGGAAGCTGCTGCCCGCACGTTCCAAGCAGTAGCGAAGCAGAAGTTTGCAGCGACGAGAAGACTTGTCTGGGACGCGGCAGACACGTTCATCGTCCTCAACAACCTCGGGTATCTACACAGCAACGACGGCTCCATCGGGCTCGCAGGTGTCTTTACCTCCTTCCTGGGACTGCAAGACCTGTGGAAGTGA